The following coding sequences are from one Solea solea chromosome 4, fSolSol10.1, whole genome shotgun sequence window:
- the mat2b gene encoding methionine adenosyltransferase 2 subunit beta isoform X2 translates to MPGFDVTVSEEEVLGPGLRVLVTGATGLLGRAVYREFQNNGWLVIGIGYRRARPRLLRCDLTDEDAVREILHEYKPDVIVHCAAERRPDVVERHTEAAINLNVHATSTLAKEAAARGAFLLYISSDYVFDGRNPPYGEDDSPHPLNVYGRSKLEGERETLRHCPGAVVLRVPVLYGEVESVTESAVTSLWLKVQDVSESWTLDHCQQRFPTDTRDVAAVCRTLCERARQDPSICGIFHFSANEQMTKYEMGVAIAEAFKLPSNHLIPLTEQPAAAAALRPINSRLNCSRLELLNLSVATRPFTSAIVDCLWPFTDDKRWRQTVFH, encoded by the exons ATGCCTGGATTTGACGTCACAGTCTCGGAG GAGGAGGTGCTGGGTCCAGGCCTCAGGGTCCTGGTTACTGGGGCGACAGGTCTCTTAGGTCGTGCAGTCTACAGAGAGTTCCAGAATAACGGCTGGTTGGTTATTGGGATTGGATACAGGAGAGCTAGGCCCCGCCTCCTCCGCTGTGACCTCACTGACGAGGACGCTGTCAGAGAAATACTGCATGAGTACAAG CCTGACGTCATCGTCCACTGTGCAGCAGAGCGACGCCCGGATGTAGTGGAGCGACACACTGAAGCCGCCATTAACCTCAACGTGCATGCCACGAGCACGCTCGCCAAGGAGGCGG CGGCGCGCGGAGCGTTCCTCCTCTACATCAGCTCTGATTACGTGTTCGACGGCAGAAATCCTCCGTACGGAGAAGACGATAGTCCACATCCTCTTAACGTCTACGGGCGCAGTAAactggagggagagagagagacactgagacactgtcCAG GCGCGGTGGTGCTGCGGGTGCCCGTCTTGTACGGGGAGGTGGAGTCAGTGACCGAGAGCGCGGTCACGTCTCTGTGGCTCAAAGTCCAGGACGTGAGTGAGAGCTGGACTCTGGACCACTGTCAACAGAGATTCCCCACGGACACGCGAGACGTCGCCGCTGTCTGCAGGAcactgtgtgagagagcgagacag GACCCGTCTATCTGCGGGATCTTTCACTTCTCGGCCAATGAGCAGATGACCAAATATGAGATGGGCGTGGCCATTGCTGAAGCCTTCAAGCTGCCGTCCAATCACCTCATTCCT ctGACTGAAcagcctgcagcagcagcagctcttcgTCCAATCAACAGTCGTCTGAACTGTTCTcgtctggagctgctgaacctGAGCGTCGCCACGCGACCTTTCACCTCCGCCATTGTCGACTGTCTGTGGCCCTTTACAGACGACAAGCGCTGGAGACAGACAGTTttccactga
- the mat2b gene encoding methionine adenosyltransferase 2 subunit beta isoform X1, whose protein sequence is MSCAGADLRIVFSPGRVQLVQEEVLGPGLRVLVTGATGLLGRAVYREFQNNGWLVIGIGYRRARPRLLRCDLTDEDAVREILHEYKPDVIVHCAAERRPDVVERHTEAAINLNVHATSTLAKEAAARGAFLLYISSDYVFDGRNPPYGEDDSPHPLNVYGRSKLEGERETLRHCPGAVVLRVPVLYGEVESVTESAVTSLWLKVQDVSESWTLDHCQQRFPTDTRDVAAVCRTLCERARQDPSICGIFHFSANEQMTKYEMGVAIAEAFKLPSNHLIPLTEQPAAAAALRPINSRLNCSRLELLNLSVATRPFTSAIVDCLWPFTDDKRWRQTVFH, encoded by the exons ATGAGCTGCGCAGGCGCAGACCTGAGGATCGTGTTCAGTCCTGGGCGCGTGCAACTGGTCCAG GAGGAGGTGCTGGGTCCAGGCCTCAGGGTCCTGGTTACTGGGGCGACAGGTCTCTTAGGTCGTGCAGTCTACAGAGAGTTCCAGAATAACGGCTGGTTGGTTATTGGGATTGGATACAGGAGAGCTAGGCCCCGCCTCCTCCGCTGTGACCTCACTGACGAGGACGCTGTCAGAGAAATACTGCATGAGTACAAG CCTGACGTCATCGTCCACTGTGCAGCAGAGCGACGCCCGGATGTAGTGGAGCGACACACTGAAGCCGCCATTAACCTCAACGTGCATGCCACGAGCACGCTCGCCAAGGAGGCGG CGGCGCGCGGAGCGTTCCTCCTCTACATCAGCTCTGATTACGTGTTCGACGGCAGAAATCCTCCGTACGGAGAAGACGATAGTCCACATCCTCTTAACGTCTACGGGCGCAGTAAactggagggagagagagagacactgagacactgtcCAG GCGCGGTGGTGCTGCGGGTGCCCGTCTTGTACGGGGAGGTGGAGTCAGTGACCGAGAGCGCGGTCACGTCTCTGTGGCTCAAAGTCCAGGACGTGAGTGAGAGCTGGACTCTGGACCACTGTCAACAGAGATTCCCCACGGACACGCGAGACGTCGCCGCTGTCTGCAGGAcactgtgtgagagagcgagacag GACCCGTCTATCTGCGGGATCTTTCACTTCTCGGCCAATGAGCAGATGACCAAATATGAGATGGGCGTGGCCATTGCTGAAGCCTTCAAGCTGCCGTCCAATCACCTCATTCCT ctGACTGAAcagcctgcagcagcagcagctcttcgTCCAATCAACAGTCGTCTGAACTGTTCTcgtctggagctgctgaacctGAGCGTCGCCACGCGACCTTTCACCTCCGCCATTGTCGACTGTCTGTGGCCCTTTACAGACGACAAGCGCTGGAGACAGACAGTTttccactga